In Streptococcus pneumoniae, the sequence AAATTAAAGGATAAATTTTCAATGACAGCTTTATCATTATAAGCAAAGCTAACATTCTCAAATTCTATATTATAGTTTTTAAAATTATTGACATTACCATGCACTAATTTGTCTTTTTGCATATCTTCGTAAAGCGCCTCTAAAGTATCTACTGCATAATTTCCTTGAGAAATATACATGGAGTACCACATCATTCTCATGAATGAAACAAAGAGAACTCCTGATAAAAATAAAATCATGATAAGCTCAAGTAAAATCACCTTTGCGCTAGCTAAGCTAGTCATAAAATAAACTATAGGAATAATTAAAATTGCAATCAGTCCAAAAAATAACCATTGATACAAAACATAAGGCCTTTTACAAGATAGGGAATAATCATAAGCATACTTTGAGTAATCTTTTATAGCCTTGTAAAAGCTTTTAAATGACTCTACATTTGCTTTAAATATTTTTACAACTTGCATTCCTCTCACGTACTCAACAGTTTCAGCACTTAGTTTAGATAGGGATTCTTGGTATATCTTCATAAATTCTTGCTCGCCCATCATTGCCCCTAAAATTAAGCCGCCAATTATAGTAAGAGCAAGCAAAGTTATACCAACCCTTATACTTACTATAAAGCCAAGTGCAAGTACAAGTACGGGTGTGATTATTGCCTGAGAACTATCGGGAATCATGTGTGCTACCACCTGATGAGTTTGTGCAGCATTGTCATCTATAATCTTTCTTATTTGACCAGATGGATTTAAGTCAAAGAACCTAAAACTTGCTTTTTCCAGACCATCGATTCCCCTTTTTCTTAAATTTGTTTCAAGCCTGAATCCCAAGATATGTGAAAACATTCCTGAGACAAAATAAAATATCGCTCCACTTGTTAGTGTAATAACAGATTTTAATGCTATGCTCTCTGCACCGGATAAATTTGAATTAATTATTAACTTATCTAGAAATTTGTAGATTAAATAATATCCATATACTGTAAGTAGAGCAGATATAGCAGAAAAAATTATGGCCAAAACCCCAAGATATTTCTTATCTTGGACATAAGCAAATAGTTTTTTGTAAATCTTCATAAGCATATCTCCTTTCTTTAATATCCCTTTTAGATATAAATTCGCTTAATTGATAATATCTATCATTGCTTTTCTATTATACATCTGTTATAATTACTAATACAATAGTTTTGAATTAATAAGGCTAATTGGAATATTGTCTAAAAGGGATAGTGTGTTATGTCATATTATGATTTTGTAAAAGATTATATGAAAGTAGATGAATGTAAAAACAATGAGAAGTATTCAA encodes:
- a CDS encoding ABC transporter ATP-binding protein; its protein translation is MKIYKKLFAYVQDKKYLGVLAIIFSAISALLTVYGYYLIYKFLDKLIINSNLSGAESIALKSVITLTSGAIFYFVSGMFSHILGFRLETNLRKRGIDGLEKASFRFFDLNPSGQIRKIIDDNAAQTHQVVAHMIPDSSQAIITPVLVLALGFIVSIRVGITLLALTIIGGLILGAMMGEQEFMKIYQESLSKLSAETVEYVRGMQVVKIFKANVESFKSFYKAIKDYSKYAYDYSLSCKRPYVLYQWLFFGLIAILIIPIVYFMTSLASAKVILLELIMILFLSGVLFVSFMRMMWYSMYISQGNYAVDTLEALYEDMQKDKLVHGNVNNFKNYNIEFENVSFAYNDKAVIENLSFNLEEGKSYALVGSSGSGKSTVAKLISGFYNVNEGSIKIGGIAISEYSDEALIKAISFVFQDSKLFKKSIYDNVALANKDATKDDVMRALKLAGCDLILDKFPERENTIIGSKGVYLSGGEKQRIAIARAILKDSKIIIMDEASASIDPDNEFELQKAFKNLMKDKTVIMIAHRLSTIKDLDEIIVMDSGKIIERGSDKELMSKDTRYKILQEMFNSANEWRVSNERVL